Below is a genomic region from Cynocephalus volans isolate mCynVol1 chromosome 14, mCynVol1.pri, whole genome shotgun sequence.
acttcgtggaagaagagctggatcagaacatggttggcctggtggagggatcaccgtcctccggtgctgttcccgtggaggtgacaggaacccagatggaggtggtggccggacagggaaaacccttggtagaaaataatttcgaggagctccatacatgcttcctggaggaggtggaggaaaaggaggttctcttctcatgaatggacccctcatatccactggaaacaatggacctctgattgcaggaaaaggtggaggagcaaagccagggccagttgcttcactttcagcaggtccagatgaatgaggcacatttacattaccaaggtcgtctttggtatcatttctactggattccgtttgtgaagactgtggcccatccactttatccacagaaggcatattaaaacttttgagttctgctggtccagacggtccaccaggattagaatcaagtctgtcttccctttgtggaagaagagctggatcagaacatgggtggcctggtggagggatcaccaTCCTCTGGTGCTGTTCccatggaggtgacaggaacgcagaaggtgctccatgagaatcggttaacctatcacagcccgattctcctctttcattggtcatctgatggtccagagtattctctgggcctcttgagcctcttcctcctcctcgccctggagtcaaaggtgcgagtccgagtggagagagaaaagctctcgtttcggatgaaggtcgacccactggtgaggcaccacatggggaatgctctccgccaaatgctgtatTTGGAACATCAAGTGCAgaaggatcttttttgaaaagttcaaatttaaactctttttcagctaatttttctctcttgtaaacatttactttccttaaatacctgaggtgtctttcagcagtctcagctgccacccagctgccatgcgcttctttctcataggccgtcaactgcccttgataagaacgaacgcttctctccaattctcctTCCACATCTCCGGCTcgccttctgtaggtctccagttcctcagccgcatggctcatcttctcttctactttggaaagttcctcctccttctctaaccggtccttttcctctactattaatttcctgtggagtttcattccattttcttgatacagttcagtcattacttgaagtttctgccgaagcttctgattttcactttccaactgtgtgttttctgactgtaaagatgctcgTTCAGTCTGGAGATCTGTAATATGCTCTGtaagctcttcctttcttttatctacttcagacaactgagtgtaaatttggtttctttctccttctagggttttgaaagaagcatgtAACCTAGCagcgtgaatcagtttcttcaaagctccttctggtggatcatctaagcgagcaccattttgtgattcactcttcatctccaattccaagtcatcagccatcatgtcttctccaagcacagcagcccagtctttcatcttgagcaagcgttcagtcagagacttgatgtgattttctttctcactcagaaCTTGTTCTGCGTGGACTCTGGAgtcttcaaatgttattttctgtttatgaagttcactcacttgttctttcaatacttccgcttcttgtaaaagctgtttctggctttcccgaagttgggaattttcattcaaggcatcttttattgccaccttcagacgttcttcattcatttgaaatattttgcagattagtttggcttcagctacttgtgactggatggatttcgattcatcttctagggactgtatcctttttgaaatatctgccaCCAATTcgtcttgctcacaatgtttagatttctgttcttttaattctattgctagagagactatttcatcctcaagtttagatttggacctGCTCAGCTttccataggttgcctccaagctttgtgcttctgttgactccttctcaaagctggcacccttcacagctgactctaagccttcatactcctcttgaacaacgctgagtttgtcaagtagtttacatttttcttcaattagtccagaaagcttttcagcaagtcttttctctcttcctacatacagccggcttctcaccgatcgaacacttctccacaaaaacaagagaatcaaaaatgcaGTAAGAGCcacacatgtcaccagttcccatggaaaaccagggcccggtctcaggtcttcaggccatgctgccacagtcctgcacagctctcccaggaccagccccaagtacggctgaggggcagccccgggcacctccatgccGCCGAGGCTGCTATGGCTGTGGCCGcggtagccacggcctggccaggccacaaccagcagctgagacagctctgcgttctgttgGGAACGCaaaccggccccggcgacagcgGCAGACACGGCACAGCCGGTCGtgcggggagccggggagcactggtgcccaccggcctcaggcgtcccccacgcacaccctggtaaccaggcccctttgtgacgtcacttccgccacgcggttccgagCCCGCCCCTGCACGAGCCTGTGACACGCGCTGTCCTCGCCACCCCCCACCTCGGCTCGGTTTCCGCCGGGCCACCTccggatttgaatccatgtttataacgtgtgatgatcaaatctgggtaatcagcgtactcatcactcaaatagttttcatttctttgtgttgggaaaatttaaagtcctctcttttagctatttgaaattatctaataaatgggtGCTGACTCTAGTCACCTTACAAAGCTATAGATCACTAGAAATGGTGCCTCCTATCGAGctgtaactttgtatctgtaacctctgcctttcacctccgccccctacccttcccagcctctagtaaccactattctgttttctacttctaggggatcaacttttcttttggcaattttttaaaggaaattttgtgattttaatttctttcagaagagcatccttccttagatatctgccaagaacaaaagtgttttctttggactaactttgccaaaatagccatagaatgtggcaatggaAAGAGCcatgagacactctgggcttcacctGGCCCAACTCTCTCTTTATAGGTAATGGaacaaaggtctacagtaagtacACTACCTGTCCAGGgttgtttagctatttagtggcagaagagtGTCATATTTCGAGCTCTGCtgaatgtcagtgaaatgctctttgtttaaaaaaaaaacttcacagaggaatattttatatatcacgtaatccacccatttcaggtatgcaattcactgagttctagtaagtttatcaagttgtgcagccatcaccacaaatcagttttagaacattttcaccacaccaataagatctcctgtacccagttattttttctttcaaatttgattggttatgaatattcatgggatacaaagctgattgtcaccgttcatgcccaagctgtgatggccagattcatactgaccgCATgcccgttacatttattgtatcgcATTtaatgactttcatatgttgaaccatccttgtatccctgggatgaatcccacttcaggtgcctgaaacctctgccaagtttccctttttggtgcccatcggagctagcctgtgccactggttcccatggaaacagatccctgagacacctCCTGCCTTGCAGCATGGacaaagcacttgctcgccctttccttttttttttttttttagccagccacTTAGCTACAACTTTCAGGTCCCCAGGGGAATAAAaggaggactgttccagaggggaggcagctgcccaggtgtctggcccaagcttccagcccaccctgccccctggggaaacGGGGGgaaagcctcaggtcagggcacagctccccaggagccccttggcctttcaaggccaggacagccctgctcctgtggctcccagcacacttccaggagcccggacgcgctgagcgtttggagtcttcacggtggacttgggaggaaggtgtctttatctcactctatggatgatgacagggaggagacccagaaaagtaaaagggtttgcccaagtcacaggctagaaagtgacaaagccgggacataaagcctgttcctttcatcccaaagcgagcatggcggtcaagatccCCCCCAACCGATGatacacccatgtttcatacgtcagcttggagacttgctgatcacactgcccaagacaggcctggccttccttactgtatgaactgaaaaggtaggaccagagaagcccacccccaaaccagtgctgccctctggagagtcaccctcccactgctcagaggcgctttcttcgaagttaacaagctgtgcaaccaaggtcaggacgactgccctgcccactgggcgcccccccccccccggccctggggccttgggaacctcccactgcagcagccagcctggagggttcccctcatacaacacagatgtgaacgtgcctgccccctgccatgaccctcCCCCTGCCACTGGGTCCCTTTCcgggcaggagggaatggggatcgaggacgcctgagtaggctccttgcatcggcctcagcggtggccgtgctgtgggcacatGGCCATTAGCAAagtccccaagagagagtcagttttgcaagagtctttcgcagctatcagacccagaaaaggggaggaaggctgcaggagtgcttgccctgttagctacgagcttgagcctgatgggttggaactgtggttttcctcccacggtggcaggagcccgaggccagggcagtttggaagtggaaagggaaggaatcattTCAAGCCTGGATGAAgcctgcgtttccttatgttgcaataactgagcacttcacactggaggcggcggtaacgagacgcgttagctgaccagggtctcttactctcatcctaggcaggggaggggcttggcaagccccacccacaagtcttggggtcttctggaccttcctcatgaccccctccactccaggcccaagttcaaatcCCTCCTACCCAGGACCCCAAGCTGGCAGGTGGAGCCCTTCCGTATCTtttcctcaggccctttctactgttgggcctggctgagggccagagagagagaaattccccctcagggtttgggccctgccccaccaagagcccctgcctgtgagcaaggcccctctgggagggggtgcGTCTCACCTTGCACGcggtgcccgctctttaaagaagctcaataaacacctgttgccccacaaagcctcctctggatgccacagaactcggggatgtcaccaggacactgagccagcacagctgtggaactggaaaccacttacagcagctttatttgtgtccacctctggcccttgaaacctcttctgctggccagtcctcccacggccagatggaaacctgacaggcccaggctgcttcttggtagggaaatacacgtggtctccaccacttcacgtcacacagcaccgctcggctcacgtccaggcccaacgataaaaagggcctgacgtcatcgtcaagtccctggctttgaagtggaggc
It encodes:
- the LOC134362733 gene encoding melanoma inhibitory activity protein 2-like produces the protein MEVPGAAPQPYLGLVLGELCRTVAAWPEDLRPGPGFPWELVTCVALTAFLILLFLWRSVRSVRSRLYVGREKRLAEKLSGLIEEKCKLLDKLSVVQEEYEGLESAVKGASFEKESTEAQSLEATYGKLSRSKSKLEDEIVSLAIELKEQKSKHCEQDELVADISKRIQSLEDESKSIQSQVAEAKLICKIFQMNEERLKVAIKDALNENSQLRESQKQLLQEAEVLKEQVSELHKQKITFEDSRVHAEQVLSEKENHIKSLTERLLKMKDWAAVLGEDMMADDLELEMKSESQN